In the Streptomyces sp. BHT-5-2 genome, one interval contains:
- a CDS encoding MarR family winged helix-turn-helix transcriptional regulator produces MTTDSDTPWLTDQEQRAWRTHLDVSRLLMHQLERDLQPFGLTNNDYEILVNLSEAEDHRLRMSDLAASTLQSKSRLSHQITRMENAGLVRRESCESDRRGLYAVLTEDGWETMRRVAPHHVASVRRHFIDLFTAEDLDALRASLTPVADHLRKSRGNP; encoded by the coding sequence ATGACGACCGACAGCGACACTCCCTGGCTGACCGACCAGGAGCAGCGCGCCTGGCGCACCCATCTGGACGTCAGCAGACTGCTGATGCACCAACTGGAGCGCGATCTCCAGCCGTTCGGCCTGACGAACAACGACTACGAGATCCTGGTCAACCTCTCCGAGGCCGAGGACCACCGGCTGCGGATGAGCGATCTGGCCGCCAGCACCCTGCAGTCCAAGAGCCGCCTCTCGCACCAGATCACCCGCATGGAGAACGCGGGCCTCGTGCGCCGCGAGAGCTGCGAGTCGGACCGCCGTGGCCTCTACGCCGTCCTCACCGAGGACGGCTGGGAGACGATGCGCCGGGTCGCCCCGCACCATGTCGCCTCGGTCCGCCGCCACTTCATCGACCTCTTCACCGCCGAGGACCTCGACGCCCTCCGCGCCTCCCTCACCCCCGTCGCCGACCACCTCCGCAAGAGCCGCGGCAACCCCTGA
- a CDS encoding acetyl-CoA C-acetyltransferase, which translates to MIVAGARTPMGRLLGSLRSFSGADLGGVAIKAALDRAGIGGDQVQYVIMGQVLQAGAGQIPARQAAVKAGIPMNVPALTVNKVCLSGLDAVALADQLIRAGEFDIVVAGGQESMTNAPHLLPKSREGFKYGAVEMLDAMAHDGLTDAFEGIAMGESTEKHNTRLGLGRAEQDEIAALSHQRAAAAQKNGLFEAEITPVEIPQRKGDPVLFSKDEGIRAETTAESLGKLRPAFAKDGTITAGSSSQISDGAAAVVVMSKAKAQELGLSWIAEIGAHGNVAGPDNSLQSQPSNAINHALAKDGLTVDDLDLIEINEAFAAVAVQSMKDLGVSPEKVNVNGGAIALGHPIGMSGARIVLHLALELRRRGGGIGAAALCGGGGQGDALILRVPGK; encoded by the coding sequence AAGGCGGCTCTGGACCGCGCGGGGATCGGCGGTGACCAGGTGCAGTACGTGATCATGGGTCAGGTGCTGCAGGCCGGGGCGGGGCAGATCCCGGCACGCCAGGCCGCGGTCAAGGCCGGCATCCCCATGAACGTCCCCGCGCTCACCGTCAACAAGGTCTGCCTCTCCGGCCTGGACGCCGTCGCCCTGGCCGACCAGCTCATCCGCGCCGGCGAGTTCGACATCGTCGTGGCCGGCGGCCAGGAGTCCATGACCAACGCCCCGCACCTGCTGCCCAAGTCCCGCGAGGGCTTCAAGTACGGCGCGGTGGAGATGCTCGACGCCATGGCCCACGACGGCCTCACCGACGCCTTCGAGGGCATCGCGATGGGCGAGTCGACCGAGAAGCACAACACCCGCCTCGGCCTCGGTCGGGCCGAGCAGGACGAGATCGCCGCGCTCTCCCACCAGCGCGCCGCCGCCGCCCAGAAGAACGGCCTGTTCGAGGCGGAGATCACCCCCGTGGAGATCCCGCAGCGCAAGGGCGACCCGGTGCTCTTCAGCAAGGACGAGGGCATCCGCGCGGAGACCACCGCGGAGAGCCTCGGCAAGCTCCGCCCGGCCTTCGCCAAGGACGGCACCATCACCGCGGGCAGCTCCTCGCAGATCTCCGACGGCGCCGCCGCCGTGGTCGTCATGAGCAAGGCCAAGGCGCAGGAACTGGGCCTTTCGTGGATCGCGGAGATCGGCGCGCACGGCAACGTCGCCGGCCCCGACAACTCCCTCCAGTCCCAGCCGTCCAACGCCATCAACCACGCGCTCGCCAAGGACGGCCTGACCGTCGACGACCTCGACCTGATCGAGATCAACGAGGCGTTCGCCGCGGTCGCCGTGCAGTCAATGAAGGATCTCGGGGTTTCCCCGGAAAAGGTGAATGTCAACGGTGGTGCCATCGCGCTGGGGCACCCGATCGGCATGTCCGGCGCCCGTATCGTGCTGCACCTCGCGCTGGAACTGCGCCGGCGCGGCGGCGGGATCGGCGCGGCCGCCCTGTGCGGGGGCGGCGGTCAGGGCGACGCGCTGATCCTCCGCGTACCGGGCAAGTGA
- a CDS encoding DUF5937 family protein, protein MPLELHFGADDLLRIRFAISPLCETHEALRTLRRTDRHAYHLPWLRRMRERAAGLDLSPLWLFMPSPRPGYTPDFLGRPPEVPLADFAAELARLRATDPALARAEMAKSLACTPGAARSPRGRAALADPARTVRELADLTERAWEVLVAPDWPRLRSLLEAEIAYRSQQLASGGLRLLFTDLHPRLSWSDDGTLTVRTRTDFAQLQDLDGRGVLLLPSVFVWPDVISGFDPPWQPTVIYPARGIGGLWQEPSGGPALARLLGANRAAVLTALDAPATTSALAHRLGLAPSSVSAHLSVLRDAGLLTSRRHGHQVRYERTPLGIALLAGG, encoded by the coding sequence GTGCCGCTGGAGCTGCATTTCGGCGCGGACGACCTGCTGCGGATCCGGTTCGCGATCTCGCCGCTGTGCGAGACCCACGAGGCGCTGCGCACGCTGCGGCGCACCGACCGGCACGCCTACCACCTGCCGTGGCTGCGGCGGATGCGGGAGCGGGCGGCGGGGCTGGACCTGTCGCCGCTGTGGCTGTTCATGCCGTCCCCGCGCCCCGGTTACACACCCGATTTCCTGGGCCGGCCGCCCGAGGTGCCGCTGGCGGACTTCGCCGCGGAACTGGCCCGCCTGCGGGCCACCGACCCCGCCCTGGCCCGCGCCGAGATGGCCAAGTCGCTGGCCTGTACGCCCGGTGCGGCGCGGTCGCCGCGCGGCCGGGCGGCGCTGGCGGACCCGGCACGCACGGTACGGGAGCTGGCGGACCTCACCGAACGGGCCTGGGAGGTCCTGGTCGCGCCCGACTGGCCCCGGCTGCGGTCCCTGCTGGAGGCGGAAATCGCCTACCGCTCGCAGCAGTTGGCGAGCGGCGGCCTGCGCCTCCTGTTCACCGATCTGCATCCCCGGCTGTCCTGGTCGGACGACGGCACGCTGACCGTCCGCACCCGTACGGACTTCGCGCAGCTGCAGGACCTCGACGGCCGGGGCGTGCTGCTGCTGCCGAGCGTCTTCGTGTGGCCGGACGTGATCAGCGGCTTCGACCCGCCGTGGCAGCCGACCGTGATCTATCCGGCGCGCGGCATCGGCGGGCTGTGGCAGGAGCCGTCCGGCGGCCCCGCACTGGCGCGCCTGCTGGGCGCCAACCGGGCCGCGGTGCTCACCGCCCTGGACGCGCCGGCGACGACCTCGGCGCTGGCCCACCGGCTGGGCCTGGCCCCCTCGTCGGTCTCGGCGCACCTGTCCGTGCTGCGCGACGCCGGACTGCTGACCTCGCGCCGGCACGGACACCAGGTGCGCTACGAGCGCACACCGCTGGGCATCGCCCTCCTGGCCGGCGGCTGA
- a CDS encoding AIM24 family protein, with protein sequence MTGPVIHDVHTLPSDDNVNPYAFSVDLDGQWFLQKGKMIAYYGQIDFHGIGHGRLDRLIATSFHSPLHAADWVVAEGRGKMLLADRSFDINSYDLDEGNLTVRSGNVLAFQPSLSLKQSIIPGFLTLIGTGRFVAASNGPVVFAEPPIRVDPQALVGWADCPSPCHHYDHRYLRGFLGGLRAHTGIGGTSGEEHQFEFTGAGTVLLQSTEQLMAELPTGAPPTEEGVPGSGVPAAESGSQLPQLPGGLGGLQRRFGL encoded by the coding sequence GTGACCGGTCCCGTGATCCACGACGTCCACACCCTCCCCTCGGACGACAACGTCAACCCGTACGCCTTCAGCGTCGACCTCGACGGCCAGTGGTTCCTCCAGAAGGGGAAGATGATCGCCTACTACGGGCAGATCGACTTCCACGGCATCGGACACGGCCGCCTGGACCGCCTGATCGCCACCAGTTTCCATTCGCCACTGCACGCCGCGGACTGGGTCGTCGCCGAGGGCCGCGGAAAGATGCTCCTCGCGGACCGGTCCTTCGACATCAACTCCTACGACCTGGATGAGGGCAACCTCACTGTTCGCTCCGGCAACGTGCTCGCGTTTCAGCCATCTCTCTCCCTGAAGCAGTCGATCATCCCGGGCTTCCTCACCCTGATCGGCACGGGCAGGTTCGTGGCCGCCTCCAACGGCCCGGTCGTCTTCGCCGAGCCCCCGATCCGGGTGGACCCGCAGGCCCTCGTCGGCTGGGCCGACTGCCCCTCTCCCTGCCACCACTACGACCACCGGTACCTGCGGGGATTCCTGGGCGGCCTGCGTGCGCACACCGGCATCGGCGGCACCTCCGGCGAGGAGCACCAGTTCGAGTTCACCGGCGCCGGCACGGTCCTGCTCCAGTCCACCGAGCAGTTGATGGCGGAGCTGCCGACCGGCGCGCCGCCCACCGAGGAGGGTGTCCCGGGCAGCGGCGTCCCGGCGGCGGAAAGTGGCTCACAACTGCCGCAGCTGCCCGGCGGCCTGGGGGGCCTCCAGCGCCGCTTCGGGCTGTGA
- a CDS encoding DUF3817 domain-containing protein, with translation MDIKTAAALHRLRLASIPEALSFPALLIFGTGFRIFLGYDKLVMPLGLLHGILFTIFLVLLLDAWNRTKWPFKRVAFFFLLAVLPFGGLYADKVLKREEEAGVIAARARREGTVNA, from the coding sequence GTGGACATCAAGACCGCCGCCGCCCTGCACCGACTGCGCCTGGCATCCATCCCGGAGGCGCTCTCCTTCCCGGCGCTGCTGATATTCGGCACGGGCTTCCGGATCTTCCTGGGCTACGACAAGCTCGTCATGCCCCTCGGCCTGCTGCACGGCATCCTGTTCACCATCTTCCTGGTGCTGCTCCTGGACGCCTGGAACCGCACCAAGTGGCCCTTCAAGCGGGTCGCGTTCTTCTTCCTCCTCGCGGTGCTGCCGTTCGGCGGCCTGTACGCGGACAAGGTGCTCAAGCGCGAGGAGGAGGCCGGTGTGATCGCCGCCCGGGCCCGCCGGGAAGGTACGGTGAACGCATGA
- a CDS encoding AIM24 family protein, with amino-acid sequence MPFTALNSRMVQATIAPGQRLFSQRGAMLAYRGEVTFTPNIQGGQGGFGSMIGRRIAGEATPLMTVEVPQGPDGRGGAATATVMFGHGGHHVHVVDLTGDTLYVEADRLLAFDGSLAQGTMFMGAQGGVMGMVRGQVTGQGLFTTTLQGHGSAAVLAHGGVIELPITPQRPVHVDPQAYVAHRGDVRNRLSTAIGWRELIGRGSGEAFQLELSGQGTVFVQASEEKL; translated from the coding sequence ATGCCGTTCACGGCCCTCAACTCCCGTATGGTGCAGGCCACGATCGCCCCCGGCCAGCGGCTGTTCAGCCAGCGCGGCGCGATGCTCGCCTACCGCGGCGAGGTCACCTTCACCCCCAACATCCAGGGCGGCCAGGGCGGCTTCGGCTCCATGATCGGCCGCCGGATCGCCGGCGAGGCGACGCCCCTGATGACCGTCGAGGTCCCCCAGGGTCCCGACGGCCGGGGAGGCGCCGCCACCGCCACGGTCATGTTCGGCCACGGCGGCCACCACGTCCACGTCGTCGACCTGACCGGCGACACGCTCTACGTGGAGGCCGACCGCCTGCTGGCCTTCGACGGCTCGCTCGCCCAAGGGACGATGTTCATGGGCGCGCAGGGCGGCGTGATGGGCATGGTGCGCGGACAGGTCACCGGCCAGGGCCTGTTCACCACCACCCTCCAGGGCCACGGCTCGGCCGCGGTGCTGGCCCACGGCGGCGTCATCGAGCTGCCGATCACCCCGCAGCGCCCCGTCCACGTCGACCCGCAGGCGTACGTCGCCCACCGCGGCGACGTCCGCAACCGCCTGTCCACCGCGATCGGTTGGCGCGAGCTGATCGGCCGCGGCTCGGGCGAGGCGTTCCAGCTCGAACTGTCCGGCCAGGGCACCGTGTTCGTACAGGCGTCGGAGGAAAAGCTGTGA
- a CDS encoding AIM24 family protein — protein MAQFRLQGSKVLAVDLAGDAVKAKNGAMVAYDGTMTFKKMTGGGEGLRGMVTRRLTGEQMTVMEVKGKGTCYFADRAGEINLVRLQGEKLFVEASNLLCTEATLHTGTTFTGLRGASQGNGLFTTTVEGHGQAALLSDGPAVVLRVTPQQPLQVDPGAYVAHTGRLTQHFQSGVNFRTFLGEGSGEAFQIRFEGEGLVYVQPSERNTVGGEL, from the coding sequence GTGGCTCAGTTTCGGCTCCAGGGGAGCAAGGTGCTCGCCGTCGACCTCGCGGGCGACGCCGTCAAGGCGAAGAACGGCGCGATGGTCGCGTACGACGGCACCATGACCTTCAAGAAGATGACCGGCGGCGGCGAGGGGCTGCGCGGCATGGTCACCCGGCGGCTGACGGGTGAGCAGATGACGGTGATGGAGGTGAAGGGCAAGGGCACCTGCTATTTCGCCGACCGCGCCGGCGAGATCAACCTCGTCCGCCTCCAGGGCGAGAAGCTGTTCGTGGAGGCGAGCAACCTGCTGTGCACCGAGGCGACGCTGCACACCGGCACGACGTTCACCGGCCTGCGCGGCGCCTCGCAGGGCAACGGCCTGTTCACCACCACCGTGGAGGGCCACGGACAGGCCGCGCTGCTCTCCGACGGCCCGGCCGTGGTACTGCGGGTCACCCCGCAGCAACCCCTCCAGGTCGACCCGGGCGCGTATGTCGCGCACACCGGGCGGCTGACCCAGCACTTCCAGTCCGGAGTGAACTTCCGCACATTCCTCGGCGAGGGCTCCGGCGAGGCGTTCCAGATCCGCTTCGAAGGCGAGGGCCTGGTCTACGTGCAGCCCAGCGAGCGCAACACCGTGGGAGGTGAGCTCTGA
- a CDS encoding MTH1187 family thiamine-binding protein — MIVAFSVSPLGVGEDVGEYVADAVRVVRESGLPNRTDAMFTSVEGEWDEVMDVVKRAVAAVEARAGRVSLVLKADIRPGVTDGLTSKVETVERHLAGDAQGS; from the coding sequence ATGATCGTCGCCTTCTCCGTGAGCCCGCTGGGCGTCGGCGAGGACGTCGGCGAGTACGTCGCCGACGCCGTCCGGGTCGTCCGGGAGTCGGGCCTGCCCAACCGCACCGACGCCATGTTCACCTCCGTCGAGGGCGAGTGGGACGAGGTCATGGACGTCGTCAAGCGCGCGGTGGCCGCCGTCGAGGCGCGCGCCGGGCGGGTCTCGCTGGTGCTGAAGGCCGACATCCGGCCCGGCGTCACCGACGGGCTCACCTCGAAGGTGGAGACCGTCGAGCGCCATCTGGCCGGGGACGCGCAGGGCTCCTGA
- the meaB gene encoding methylmalonyl Co-A mutase-associated GTPase MeaB has translation MVDVPQLVEQARQGRPRAVARLISLVEGAAPELREVMATLAPLTGGAYVVGLTGSPGVGKSTTTSALVTAYRKAGRRVGVLAVDPSSPFSGGALLGDRVRMSEHASDPGVYIRSMATRGHLGGLAWAAPQAIRVLDGAGCDVILVETVGVGQSEVEIASQADTSVVLLAPGMGDGIQAAKAGILEIGDVYVVNKADRDGADATARELNHMLGLGEARAPGDWRPPIVKTVAARGEGVDEVLEALEKHRAWMEEHGVLARRRLARAAREVETIAVTTLRSRIGDLSGDRHLDALAERIVAGETDPYRAADELVAGLTNGG, from the coding sequence ATGGTGGACGTCCCCCAGCTGGTGGAACAGGCCCGGCAGGGCCGCCCGAGGGCGGTGGCCCGGCTGATCTCCCTCGTCGAGGGAGCGGCGCCGGAGCTGCGCGAGGTGATGGCGACGCTGGCGCCGCTCACCGGCGGCGCGTACGTGGTCGGGCTCACCGGCTCGCCGGGCGTCGGCAAGTCCACCACGACGTCCGCGCTGGTCACCGCCTACCGCAAGGCGGGCCGACGGGTCGGCGTCCTCGCCGTTGACCCGTCCTCGCCGTTCTCCGGCGGTGCGCTGCTCGGCGACCGGGTCCGGATGAGCGAACACGCCTCGGACCCGGGCGTCTACATCCGCTCGATGGCCACCCGCGGCCACCTCGGCGGGCTGGCCTGGGCCGCCCCGCAGGCCATCCGGGTGCTGGACGGCGCCGGCTGCGACGTGATCCTGGTGGAGACCGTGGGCGTCGGCCAGTCCGAGGTCGAGATCGCCTCCCAGGCCGACACCAGCGTCGTGCTGCTGGCACCCGGCATGGGCGACGGCATCCAGGCCGCCAAGGCCGGAATCCTGGAGATCGGCGACGTCTACGTCGTCAACAAGGCCGACCGGGACGGCGCCGACGCCACGGCACGCGAGCTGAACCACATGCTGGGCCTGGGCGAGGCCCGCGCGCCCGGCGACTGGCGGCCGCCGATCGTCAAGACGGTGGCGGCCCGCGGCGAGGGCGTCGACGAGGTCCTCGAAGCCCTTGAGAAGCACCGTGCCTGGATGGAGGAGCACGGCGTCCTGGCGCGGCGCCGGCTGGCCCGCGCGGCCCGCGAGGTCGAGACGATCGCCGTCACCACGCTGCGCTCCCGCATCGGCGACCTGTCCGGCGACCGCCATCTCGACGCCCTGGCCGAACGCATCGTCGCCGGTGAGACGGACCCCTACCGGGCGGCGGACGAACTGGTGGCGGGGCTGACGAACGGGGGGTGA